The Paenibacillus sp. RUD330 genome has a segment encoding these proteins:
- the ilvC gene encoding ketol-acid reductoisomerase, which produces MAVKLFYENDADLSVLQGKTVAVIGYGSQGHAQAQNLRDSGVKVVIGLREGKSADKARNDGFEVVSVADATRKADVVQILMPDETQAQVYNDEIAPNLKKGAALMFSHGFNVHFGQIVPSKDTDVLLVAPKSPGHMVRRTYVEGFGVPGLIAVEQDATGNAQAIGLAYAKGIGCTRAGVFETSFREETETDLFGEQAVLCGGTSALVKAGFETLVEAGYAPEMAYFECLHELKLIVDLMYEGGLASMRDSISNTAEYGDYVTGPRIVTDETKKAMKEVLSDIQQGKFARDFILENKSGRAMLTATRRNESEHAIEKTGAQLRELMHWIKK; this is translated from the coding sequence ATGGCAGTTAAATTATTCTACGAAAACGACGCGGACCTCAGTGTCCTGCAAGGTAAAACGGTAGCAGTAATCGGATACGGCAGCCAAGGACACGCCCAGGCGCAAAACCTGCGCGACAGCGGCGTCAAGGTCGTCATCGGCCTGCGCGAAGGCAAATCCGCCGACAAAGCCCGCAATGACGGCTTCGAAGTCGTATCCGTGGCCGACGCGACCCGCAAGGCGGACGTAGTCCAAATCCTGATGCCGGACGAAACGCAAGCCCAGGTATACAACGACGAGATCGCTCCCAACCTCAAAAAAGGCGCGGCTCTGATGTTCTCCCACGGCTTCAACGTCCACTTCGGCCAAATCGTGCCGAGCAAGGACACCGACGTGCTGCTCGTCGCTCCTAAATCCCCGGGCCACATGGTCCGCCGGACGTACGTGGAAGGCTTCGGCGTTCCTGGACTGATCGCCGTCGAGCAAGACGCCACGGGCAACGCTCAAGCGATCGGCCTCGCTTACGCGAAGGGCATCGGCTGCACGCGCGCCGGAGTATTCGAGACCTCCTTCCGCGAAGAGACCGAGACCGATCTGTTCGGCGAGCAAGCCGTACTCTGCGGCGGCACTTCCGCCCTGGTCAAAGCCGGATTCGAAACGCTGGTTGAAGCCGGCTACGCTCCCGAGATGGCTTACTTCGAGTGTCTCCACGAGCTGAAGCTGATCGTCGACCTGATGTATGAAGGCGGCCTTGCGTCCATGCGCGATTCCATCTCCAACACGGCCGAATACGGCGACTATGTCACCGGCCCACGCATCGTGACCGACGAGACGAAAAAAGCGATGAAGGAAGTTCTTTCCGACATCCAGCAAGGCAAATTCGCACGCGACTTCATCCTCGAGAACAAGTCCGGCCGCGCGATGCTGACGGCTACCCGCCGCAACGAGTCGGAGCATGCGATCGAGAAGACAGGCGCGCAGCTCCGCGAGCTGATGCACTGGATCAAGAAGTAA
- a CDS encoding glycosyltransferase family 2 protein, with product MANSVMIALQIFLAFIGVYQFVLALFGIRRKKNRVQHKPQKSFAVLVAAHNEEKVVGALIENLKNLDYPKELYDVFVICDNCTDGTADIARSMGVHACERRNNQLKGKGYAIEWMLKELWAMPRQYDAVVMFDADNLVKTDFLTHMNNDLVEGHQVIQGYLDTKNPDDSWVTASYGITYWYCNRLWQLSRKNLGMANFLGGTGMTFDTALLKEMGWGATSLVEDLEFSMRCVQRGVHPVLNYDAKVYDEKPVSFKASARQRLRWMQGHFTVARHYFFPLLWASIKERNFVKFDAALYSISAYTTFLGFVGTALIWIDNIIPADNVFTSIYAYLPVWAAGAAFLAAAVMFPLVMALEGIKSGRMYAHLVSMIFFQLSWLPITFYAFFTQNNKQWSHTQHTRVIRLEEVQSKQAS from the coding sequence ATCGCTAATTCCGTTATGATCGCTTTGCAGATTTTTCTTGCTTTTATCGGCGTGTACCAGTTCGTTCTGGCGCTGTTCGGCATCCGCAGGAAAAAGAACCGTGTCCAGCACAAGCCGCAAAAATCGTTTGCCGTCCTTGTCGCCGCGCACAACGAAGAGAAAGTTGTCGGCGCCTTGATCGAGAACTTGAAAAACCTGGATTATCCGAAAGAGCTTTACGATGTGTTCGTCATTTGCGACAACTGCACGGACGGCACCGCGGACATCGCCCGGAGCATGGGCGTCCATGCCTGCGAGCGCCGCAACAATCAGCTGAAGGGCAAGGGCTACGCCATCGAGTGGATGCTCAAGGAACTGTGGGCGATGCCGCGCCAGTATGACGCTGTCGTCATGTTCGACGCCGACAACCTGGTCAAAACGGATTTCCTGACGCATATGAACAACGATCTCGTCGAAGGCCACCAGGTCATCCAGGGCTATCTGGATACGAAAAATCCGGACGACTCGTGGGTCACCGCCTCGTACGGCATCACGTATTGGTATTGCAACCGCCTGTGGCAGCTGTCCCGCAAAAACCTCGGCATGGCGAACTTCCTCGGCGGCACGGGCATGACGTTCGACACCGCGCTGCTCAAGGAAATGGGATGGGGCGCCACCAGCCTCGTCGAGGACCTTGAGTTCTCCATGCGCTGCGTTCAGCGTGGCGTCCATCCGGTGCTCAACTACGACGCCAAGGTGTACGACGAAAAGCCGGTCAGCTTCAAGGCTTCGGCCCGCCAGCGTCTCCGCTGGATGCAAGGGCACTTCACGGTTGCCCGCCATTATTTCTTCCCGCTGCTCTGGGCGAGCATCAAGGAACGCAATTTCGTCAAGTTCGATGCGGCGCTCTATTCGATCTCTGCCTATACGACGTTCCTTGGCTTCGTCGGCACAGCCCTGATCTGGATAGACAACATCATTCCGGCCGACAACGTCTTTACTTCGATTTACGCTTATCTGCCTGTCTGGGCGGCTGGAGCCGCATTCCTCGCGGCTGCGGTGATGTTCCCGCTCGTCATGGCTCTGGAAGGCATCAAGTCGGGCAGGATGTATGCCCATCTCGTCTCCATGATCTTCTTCCAGCTGAGCTGGCTGCCGATCACGTTCTATGCGTTCTTCACGCAGAACAACAAGCAGTGGAGCCATACGCAGCATACTCGCGTCATCCGTCTGGAAGAAGTGCAGAGCAAGCAGGCTTCCTGA
- the infC gene encoding translation initiation factor IF-3 gives MVEGIIGTNPIRRWTIISRDHQINDDIRAREVRLVGPESEQLGIKPLREALQMAIDANMDLVNVAPQAKPPVCRIMDYGKFRYEQQKKDKEARKNQKTVDLKEVWFRSNIDEHDYQTKLRNVIKFLGEGDKVKASVRFRGREIAHADVGQRILERLLKEVNDIVNVERVPKLEGRSMIMILAPKNTN, from the coding sequence ATGGTTGAAGGCATCATTGGAACCAATCCCATTCGGAGGTGGACGATTATTAGCAGAGATCATCAAATTAATGACGATATCCGGGCACGTGAAGTACGCCTGGTCGGTCCCGAGAGCGAGCAGCTCGGCATCAAGCCGCTCCGCGAAGCCCTGCAGATGGCCATCGACGCCAACATGGACCTCGTCAACGTAGCCCCGCAGGCCAAGCCTCCGGTATGCCGGATCATGGACTATGGCAAGTTCCGTTACGAGCAGCAGAAGAAGGACAAGGAAGCCCGCAAAAACCAGAAGACGGTTGATCTGAAGGAAGTGTGGTTCCGCTCCAACATCGACGAGCACGATTATCAGACCAAGCTGCGCAACGTCATCAAGTTCCTCGGCGAAGGCGACAAGGTCAAAGCCTCGGTCCGCTTCCGCGGCCGCGAGATCGCGCATGCCGACGTCGGTCAGCGCATCCTGGAGCGTCTGCTCAAGGAAGTCAACGACATCGTCAACGTCGAACGTGTGCCGAAACTGGAAGGACGCAGCATGATCATGATTTTGGCACCTAAGAACACCAACTAA
- the ilvN gene encoding acetolactate synthase small subunit — MNRKYTIAVLVNNQPGVLQRVSGLFGRRGFNIESITVGASEEPGLSRMVIVTGGDDKLLEQVSKQLYKLIDVIKVIDVSANPMVERELALIKVTAEPSARPEILGVVETFRAAVVDIGPSTLIVQAVGGPDKIDAMIELLRPYGIRELSRTGVTAMNRGAVRS, encoded by the coding sequence ATGAACCGCAAATACACCATCGCCGTACTCGTCAACAACCAGCCTGGAGTCCTGCAGCGCGTATCCGGATTGTTCGGACGCCGCGGCTTCAATATCGAAAGCATCACGGTCGGCGCAAGCGAAGAGCCGGGATTGTCCCGCATGGTCATCGTCACCGGCGGCGACGACAAGCTGCTCGAGCAGGTATCCAAGCAGCTCTACAAGCTGATCGACGTCATCAAGGTCATCGATGTGAGCGCCAATCCGATGGTGGAGCGTGAGCTTGCCTTGATCAAGGTGACCGCCGAGCCGTCCGCGAGACCGGAGATTCTCGGAGTGGTCGAGACGTTCCGCGCCGCCGTCGTCGATATCGGACCGAGCACCCTCATCGTTCAAGCCGTCGGAGGCCCCGACAAGATCGACGCGATGATCGAGCTGCTGCGTCCTTACGGCATCCGAGAGCTCAGCCGCACCGGCGTAACCGCAATGAATCGCGGAGCTGTCCGATCATAG
- the rplT gene encoding 50S ribosomal protein L20, translated as MARVKGGFVRARRRKRILKLAKGYFGSKHRLFKTAKEQVGKSLLYAYRDRRQVKRDFRRLWIVRINAAARLNGLSYSKFMFGLKQAGVEVNRKVLADLAVNDIGSFNSLADVAKQKLNA; from the coding sequence ATGGCAAGAGTAAAAGGTGGATTCGTTCGCGCCCGTCGCCGCAAACGGATTCTGAAGCTCGCAAAAGGTTACTTCGGTTCCAAGCACCGCCTATTTAAAACAGCAAAGGAGCAGGTCGGCAAATCCCTGCTTTACGCTTACCGCGACCGTCGCCAAGTAAAACGCGACTTCCGCAGGCTTTGGATCGTGCGCATCAACGCTGCTGCGCGTCTTAACGGCCTTTCCTACAGCAAATTCATGTTCGGCCTGAAGCAAGCCGGCGTCGAAGTGAACCGCAAGGTTCTTGCCGATCTGGCCGTGAACGACATCGGTTCGTTCAACAGCCTGGCTGACGTTGCCAAGCAAAAGCTGAACGCTTAA
- a CDS encoding GNAT family N-acetyltransferase, whose protein sequence is MKTSIHYRPMNERRDLDGLVRLIRTELLPLSYSTETDDPAVIRSLPGRFRDGKTIVAVAGKKGDPAGFVHYQLLQGILHIDMLAVHRDCRNGGIGGSLMKRAEAAGAAEGCVLALLFVDDANDKARRFYKRIGYEPGRHHESYKVTELLKPL, encoded by the coding sequence GTGAAAACCTCCATCCACTACCGCCCGATGAACGAGCGCAGGGATCTCGATGGGCTTGTCCGCCTGATCCGCACGGAATTGCTGCCCCTGTCCTACAGCACTGAGACAGATGATCCGGCCGTCATCCGCTCCTTGCCCGGACGATTCCGGGACGGGAAAACCATCGTCGCCGTCGCAGGCAAAAAAGGCGATCCTGCGGGATTCGTCCATTATCAGCTCCTTCAGGGCATTCTCCATATCGACATGCTGGCTGTCCATCGCGACTGCCGGAATGGCGGAATCGGCGGCAGCCTCATGAAGCGGGCCGAGGCCGCGGGAGCTGCCGAGGGCTGTGTCCTCGCCCTCCTCTTCGTGGACGACGCCAATGATAAGGCGCGCCGGTTCTACAAGCGCATAGGGTACGAACCGGGGCGCCATCATGAGAGCTACAAGGTGACCGAGCTGCTTAAGCCGCTATAG
- the ilvB gene encoding biosynthetic-type acetolactate synthase large subunit, with protein MVMQGEALKSKEEIMEKMRKPEVISGSEILLRSLVLEGVECVFGYPGGAVLYIYDAMHGFSDFHHVLTRHEQGAIHAADGYARASGKVGVCIATSGPGATNLVTGIATAYMDSVPLVVITGNVATNLIGTDAFQEADITGITMPITKHSFLVRTAEELPRVIHEAFHIANTGRKGPVLIDIPKDVSAAMTMFEPASGEVSLRGYNPNTTPRKPQLDKLAKAISEAERPLILAGGGVVYSGGHEELLEFVAKTGIPVTTTLLGLGGFPSGNDLWVGMPGMHGAYASNKAIQESDLLINIGARFDDRVTMKLDGFAPKAKIVHIDIDPAEIGKNVPTDIPIVGDVKITLGLLNAEVGYAAKADAWRAQIQAWKTEQPLRYQDSDVELKPQWVISMIHDTTNGDAIVTTDVGQHQMWAAQYYRFNKPRSWVTSGGLGTMGFGFPSAIGAQMANPDRVVVSINGDGGMQMCAQELAICAINNIPVKVAIINNQVLGMVRQWQEILYDNRYSHIDLAGSPDFVKLADAYGVKGFRASSKEEAEAAWKEALAHPGPAVVEFVVRKHENVFPMVTQGNTIDVMLMGDEE; from the coding sequence ATGGTTATGCAGGGCGAGGCTCTGAAATCCAAGGAAGAAATCATGGAAAAAATGAGGAAGCCGGAAGTGATCAGCGGCTCCGAAATTCTTCTCCGCAGCCTGGTGCTCGAGGGCGTGGAATGTGTATTCGGTTATCCCGGCGGCGCGGTATTGTATATCTACGACGCCATGCACGGGTTCTCGGATTTCCACCATGTGCTCACTCGGCACGAGCAGGGAGCGATCCATGCGGCCGACGGTTATGCGAGGGCATCCGGCAAGGTTGGGGTGTGCATCGCGACATCGGGACCGGGGGCGACGAACCTCGTCACCGGCATCGCGACAGCTTACATGGACAGCGTGCCGCTCGTCGTCATCACGGGCAACGTAGCGACCAATCTCATCGGCACGGACGCTTTCCAGGAAGCGGACATAACGGGAATCACGATGCCGATCACGAAGCACAGCTTCCTGGTGCGGACGGCCGAAGAGCTGCCGCGTGTCATTCACGAAGCGTTCCACATCGCGAACACGGGCCGCAAAGGGCCGGTGTTGATCGACATCCCGAAGGATGTGTCGGCAGCGATGACCATGTTCGAGCCGGCTAGCGGCGAGGTCAGCCTGAGAGGCTACAACCCCAACACGACGCCTCGCAAGCCTCAGCTCGACAAGCTGGCGAAGGCGATCAGCGAAGCGGAGCGTCCGCTCATTCTGGCAGGCGGCGGAGTGGTTTATTCCGGAGGGCATGAAGAGCTGCTGGAATTCGTCGCGAAGACCGGCATCCCGGTCACGACGACGCTCCTGGGCCTCGGCGGATTCCCGAGCGGCAACGACCTGTGGGTCGGCATGCCGGGCATGCACGGAGCCTATGCTTCCAACAAGGCCATACAGGAAAGCGATCTGCTCATCAATATCGGCGCGCGCTTCGATGACCGGGTGACGATGAAGCTGGACGGCTTTGCGCCGAAGGCCAAAATCGTCCACATCGACATCGACCCGGCCGAGATCGGCAAAAACGTGCCGACCGACATTCCGATTGTCGGCGATGTCAAAATCACGCTTGGCCTGCTCAACGCTGAAGTGGGCTACGCCGCCAAGGCGGATGCCTGGAGAGCTCAGATCCAAGCTTGGAAAACGGAGCAGCCGCTCCGCTACCAGGACTCCGACGTCGAGCTCAAGCCGCAATGGGTCATCAGCATGATCCACGATACGACGAACGGCGACGCGATCGTGACGACCGACGTCGGCCAGCATCAAATGTGGGCAGCGCAGTATTATCGTTTCAACAAGCCTCGTTCCTGGGTCACCTCGGGGGGTCTCGGCACGATGGGCTTCGGATTCCCTTCCGCGATCGGCGCCCAGATGGCCAATCCCGACCGTGTGGTCGTCAGCATCAACGGAGACGGCGGCATGCAGATGTGCGCGCAGGAGCTCGCGATCTGCGCCATCAACAACATTCCGGTCAAGGTCGCCATCATCAACAATCAGGTGCTTGGAATGGTCCGCCAGTGGCAAGAGATTCTCTACGACAACCGGTACAGCCATATCGACCTCGCCGGCAGCCCGGACTTCGTCAAGCTGGCCGATGCATACGGAGTCAAAGGCTTCAGGGCTTCCAGCAAGGAAGAAGCCGAAGCGGCCTGGAAAGAAGCGCTCGCGCATCCCGGTCCCGCAGTCGTGGAATTCGTTGTCCGCAAGCATGAGAATGTATTCCCGATGGTAACCCAGGGCAACACCATTGACGTCATGCTCATGGGGGATGAAGAATGA
- the rpmI gene encoding 50S ribosomal protein L35, whose amino-acid sequence MPKMKTHSSLKDRFKITGTGKVKRYKAYRNHLLSHKSGRAKRVLATQPNMAAGDIRRLAQGLAQLK is encoded by the coding sequence ATGCCTAAGATGAAGACTCACAGCAGTCTAAAAGACCGCTTCAAAATTACGGGAACTGGCAAAGTTAAACGCTACAAAGCTTACCGTAACCACCTGCTTTCCCACAAATCCGGCCGTGCGAAGCGCGTTCTGGCTACCCAGCCGAACATGGCGGCGGGCGACATTCGTCGTCTGGCTCAAGGCCTCGCACAACTGAAATAG